A genome region from Solanum pennellii chromosome 12, SPENNV200 includes the following:
- the LOC107007384 gene encoding probable E3 ubiquitin-protein ligase RHG1A has protein sequence MDEYPVKRAGNGLVAARRGLRDTAENKDKNVQYCSRLGCSGRVNYTKSTRVGGMEKPRPLRPTFGSSNGKEVVGSSSVTSSGMTTARRSGKESHKKYSSNIEDKRSDTSSLRKEPQVLKQMQSSTDRQFQFDSAKRDTGSSKVVFTEVGCSSGTSNSRPRKIFGHGPGSSNQKSPMNSSISSSSKSVSAGTRSSSSGEGYRLRNLKSNSTPDVLPYSSSSSESSFSRRETVKRRNTEGESSSSSKGKKMSGASPNEGRAVHPATGISISDSRSSRSSDFSDGNRAVSVRTRRSMNVSTRLRGPVQDSLHTKSSGLHQNSPEPGTPNLDMPSSSSQLFMDSSSSDYSTYSLPANDYDDDDDDDEDEDEDDDLPGVVPFTSAEISINGMNREALQRYNMDGVAQVLLALERIEQDEELSYERLLALESNLFLSGLNFYDQHRDMRLDIDDMSYEELLALEERIGSVSTALPEEELSKCLRRNIYQGMASETETLEADEDGDDIKCSICQEEYVIGDEIGNLGCEHGYHMECIKQWFKLKNWCPICKAAVESSKPTS, from the exons ATGGATGAATATCCTGTTAAAAGAGCTGGGAATGGGCTTGTCGCCGCCAGAAGAGGTTTAAGGGACACTGCtgaaaacaaagataaaaatgttCAGTATTGTTCTAGACTTGGATGTAGTGGCCGGGTCAATTATACTAAGAGTACCAGAGTTGGAGGCATGGAGAAACCGAGACCACTAAGGCCTACTTTCGGTTCATCAAACGGAAAGGAAGTAGTTGGGAGTTCATCTGTGACATCCTCTGGAATGACTACTGCAAGAAGGTCAGGCAAGGAATCTCACAAGAAGTACTCTTCTAACATTGAAGATAAGCGATCAGATACCAGTTCCTTACGTAAAGAGCCACAAGTTTTAAAACAGATGCAGTCATCAACAGATCGTCAATTCCAATTTGATTCAGCAAAGAGAGATACTGGATCCAGCAAAGTTGTATTTACAGAAGTTGGTTGCTCTAGTGGAACATCGAACAGTAGACCTCGCAAAATATTTGGTCATGGACCTGGTTCTTCGAACCAAAAGAGTCCAATGAATTCCTCTATTTCTTCGTCGTCTAAATCAGTTAGTGCTGGGACAAGGAGCAGTAGTAGTGGGGAGGGATACAGGTTGAGAAATCTGAAGAGCAATTCCACACCAGATGTCCTCCCATATAGTTCTTCATCATCAGAATCAAGTTTCAGTCGAAGGGAAACAGTAAAAAGGAGAAATACTGAAGGTGAAAGCAGTTCATCATctaaagggaaaaaaatgagTGGTGCATCGCCAAATGAAGGGCGTGCAGTTCATCCTGCTACTGGAATCTCCATATCTGATTCAAGGAGTAGTAGAAGCTCGGATTTCAGTGACGGTAATCGTGCTGTATCAGTTCGGACCCGCAGGTCAATGAATGTGAGTACTAGGTTAAGGGGTCCTGTTCAGGATTCATTGCATACTAAGTCTTCTGGCTTACACCAAAATTCACCTGAGCCTGGAACTCCAAATCTAGATATGCCTAGTTCATCCAGTCAACttttcatggattcttcatcaagtGATTATAGCACATATAGTTTACCTGCaaatgattatgatgatgatgatgatgacgacgaagatgaagatgaagatgatgattTACCTGGTGTAGTACCATTCACTTCAGCAGAAATCAGCATTAACGGTATGAACCGTGAAGCATTGCAGAGATATAACATGGATGGAGTCGCTCAG GTATTGCTGGCACTTGAGAGAATCGAACAAGATGAAGAGTTATCTTATGAG CGACTACTGGCGTTGGAGTCCAATTTGTTCCTCAGTGGCCTTAACTTCTATGACCAGCATAGAGACATGAGACTAGATATCGATGACATGTCCTATGAG GAATTATTAGCACTTGAGGAAAGGATTGGCTCTGTTAGTACCGCTCTGCCCGAGGAAGAACTATCGAAGTGCCTCAGGAGAAACATTTATCAGGGTATGGCTTCAGAAACAGAAACACTAGAAGCTGATGAGGATGGAGATGACATCAAGTGCAGCATTTGTCAG